In Bacteroidota bacterium, the genomic window ATTATTCCAAACAAATTCTTATAGGTTCGTATTTTACCATGGAATATTCTATTGAATCAGTGGCTTTTTTTAACCCTTCGATGGTAGAACACCCGGATCAGACCGAGATCAAACCTGGTGAAAAGAGGGTTATTATTAGTTTCAGAGCTACAGGTGAAGGGCATATTTCATCCATTGTTTTCAGGACTGGCATACTTGATAAAACCAATAAACTTGCTCTTGAACCCATTGGTAAATTGCTGGAAGAAGCAGAACATATCCGGCGTCATACATACAATAAGAAAGCGTTTGCCCAAAAAATAGATGGCATGCAGGAAATGTATGGAATAATTCCTCCTGCCTTAATATTGGAAAAACTCAATGACGAGTTTACTTACGATGAATTTCGCAAATGTATCGACGAATCAAGAAAAACTATTCCATTGACAACTGAAAATGAATTTCTGTTTAATCAAATAATATGGCTCGCTTCATCGCATTATGAACTTCAGTTTTCATTGGATACCAATATCTCGGAAAGGGTTATTTTTCCTGTTTCGTCACATGAAAAAAATGGTGTTGAAGATGCCCGCTTTGTGAAGTTTATAGATGAAAACAACAAAACAACATATTATGCTACGTACACGGCTTACGACGGCACAACTATTCTGCCCAAAATTCTTGAAACAGAAGATTTCTATCACTTTAAGATAATGCCTCTGCATGGTGAAATTGCTCTGAATAAAGGCATGGCATTATTTCCAAGAAAGGTGAATGGAAAGTATGCAATGCTTTGCCGCTTAGATGGTTTTAACAATTATATAGCTTTTTCCGATAATATTACTGTATGGCGTGAGGCCAAATTGTTGCAACAACCAAAGTATTCCTGGGAGCTTATTCAAATCGGTAATTGTGGATCACCTATAGAAACTGAAGAGGGATGGCTGGTAATAACTCATGGTGTGGGCCCCATGCGTGAGTATGTATTGGGGGCTGCTTTATTCGATATCGATAATCCTGAAAGAGAAATAGGGAGATCGAAAACTCCGCTTTTAATTCCAAATGCTGAAGAAAGAGAGGGCTATGTTCCTAATGTAGTATATTCTTGTGGTTCAATGGTACATAACAAGGATTTAATCATTCCTTATGCTATGTCGGATTATTCCTCTACATATGCCTCTGTCAATTTAAAGGAACTTCTAAATGAATTAAAAAATTCAAAATAGTCACCATCTTTTTCTCTTCTGCGAGTAATTCGGTGCTTCTTTATATTTAATAAGAACCATTTCATTGAAAATGTGTGAATGATGTAACATATTCACACAGTAGTGTAATAGTTTTCGGATATGATAGATATACCTTTATGAGATGGAAACATTTCCATAAATCAAAATTTAAAAAAAATGAAAAATTTAATTTCAACGCTCTTTTTATCAATAATAGTAATGATTGGAGTAGTGTTTTCAAGCTGCCAGTCAAAAGTTAAAGACAAAGCCAGCGATAAGGCACAGAACACAGAAAATATTATAGCGGACACTCAAAATGATTCAGTAATAGCTCAGCAAGACACAATCACTGCCTATCAAGAATTCGTTAAAGAATCCGAAAAAAGGATGGATGCTTACGAGAAAGAGATTGCTGACTTAAAGCTTAAAATTGAAAAGAAGAATAAAGCAGATAAATCAAAGTATGAGGAGAAATTTGCACAACTGGAACAAAAAAGAGATACGTTAAAAACAAAAGTTATCGATTATAAAAATAAACAAATGGATGGTTTTTATGAAAAACAAGTTGAATTTAAAAAAGATCTGGATGATTTGGGCAGTGCTATTGCAAATTTCTTTGTGAAGGAAGAATAGGCTCAGATTTCTGTTTTATCCATTAAATAAATAAATTGAACTTTCAATTGTGTGGTTTTTTAAGACTTTTCAGGCTTGGCAAAGAAAAAAGGTTTTATATCAAATATCATTAATTTTATATTCAAGAAAACATCGGCCAAAATATTCAAAGCTATAAAAATGAGCACTGATCATAAAAGTTAATATCAAAACCAACTAATGGAAATGTTAATGAAAAGTCAAAAATAATTGAGAATTTTTAAAATTAAATTTACATCAATAAAAATAAAAAAATCATGAACCTCCTTTTTATAATAATTCCTATTGTATTAATATTCCTATTAGGAATAAGAATTGTTAGGCCAACTCATCGTGGACTTATTGAACGGCTAGGTAAATACCAAAAACTTGCCAATCCCGGTTTTCATTGGATAATCCCTATAGTTGACCGTATATTTATGGTAAACATAACGGAACAGATGGTTGATGCCGAGCCTCAGGAAATCATTACTAACGATAACCTGAATGCAAGTGTAGACGCCCAGGTTTACTTCCGTGTAAAACAAGATGAGGAAAGTATCAAGGGATCCACTTATGATGTTGACAATTATCAGTGGCAGATTGTAAATCTTGCCCGCACAACGCTTCGTAATATTATTGGCACCCTAACCCTGAAATCTGCCAACAGCGAGCGGGGGAAAATTAATACTGAACTGCATGAAACTTTACATAAAGAAACCAAAAGCTGGGGAATAGAAATTATAAGAACTGAACTTAAACAAATAGATCCCCCAACTGATGTGCAGGAAACCATGAATAAAGTAGTGAAAGCGGAAAATGAAAAAATTGCAGCCATTGATTCGGCCACAGCAGCCGAGACAGTTGCCGATGGTGTGAAACGTGCAAAAATTAAAGAAGCTGAAGGTTATAAACGTGCTAAAATTTTACATGCCGAAGGTGAAGCTGCGGCTATAAAACTGGTAAATGAAGCAGCCGATAAATATTTTATTGGAAATGCTCAATTATTAAGAAAGTTAGAAGCCCTGGAGGAATCCCTAGGAAGGAATACAAAAATAGTTATCCCGACAGGTTCTGATCTGGTAAATATTATCGGGGACATGGCAGGAATCGTGCCATTAGTTAAATAGCAATAATAAATTCTAAATTATATATTATGAACAAAGGAACAGTAAAATTTTATAATGATTCTAAAGGATTTGGGTTCATTAAAGATGCTGAATCGACAAAAGAGTATTTCGTACATTCTTCAGGTTTAAAAGAAAGCATATCTGAAAACGATGAGGTATCATTTGATTTACAGGAAGGCAAAAAAGGGTTAAATGCTGTAAATGTGAAATTGATTTAGCTTGCATAATCTCTTAGACGAGCAACATTAGCGATTAATATAAGTAAGTACGAAGGTATAGCGAATAATGCCCCCTCCCTGCCAGCAAGGAGGGGGCTTGGGTTGAGCATGCCGGAAAAATGAACAGGGTTTATTGCAATAATTCAGATAATATTTTTTCAATCATTGTATATTATATCTGACCGATATACAAAGATCAGATGGGGCTGAAAAATGGGACAGTTTTAAACACAAACTAAACCATGATCTAGAAGAACTGGGAAAAGCATTGAAAAGTTTTACACAACCAGGCAGTATCCCCAAAAGTGTGTAACTGGCAAAGTTATTCTGATTTTTTGTTGTAGTCGAAATGCTGTCATACCATACTTTTATTGCTTTCTTCTACTGTTTATTAGCTGCTGTCAATGCTAACTGGAGCTAATTATTGCCAGCTTCTCTTTTCACAACGTCTGCATGCTCTAATATTTCATTATAAACATTCAAATAACCCTCTGCCATTTTTTGGCGACTGAACATAGATGAAACCCACTTAGTACATTTAAACCGGTTTATAGAACCAATATTTTTTAATGCTTCGATAGCTTCATATGTATTAGATACTAAGAAACCTGTTTCTCTATGAATAATTAATTCGGGCATCGATCCAAGGTTAAATGCAATAACCGGAGTGCCGCAAGCCATGGCTTCAACTACGCTTAGTCCGAAAGGTTCCCTAAAGCTAATTGGATGCAATAGTGCACATGCCAGGCTTAAAAGTTTTAATCTCTCTTTCGGACCTGAATTGCCAACATATACAATATCGTCATTGTTAATAAAGGGTTGTACTTTTTCATTAAAATATTCCTGGTCTTGAATTAAGCCGGAAATAATAAGTTTTCTTTTTGATTTTTTAGCAATTTCAATAGCTTCGTAAGTTCCCTTATCAGGATGTATCCTGCCAAAAAACAACAAATAATCTTCCGGTTCGCGATTAAAAACAAACTCATCGATATTAATACCATTATATACAGTTGCGGCATAGGTAAGTTCCGGGTTGCGGTCGGAATCACTTATAGAAACATAGTGGGTTGTATTGTTGTATTTTTTATATACCGGTATAATTTTAGGGGATGAAAACCCATGTATGGTTGTAACCATGGGAGTTTTGATCAGTCTGGAATAGGAAAGCGGTAAAAAGTCAAAATTATTATGAATGATATCAAAATCATCTGCTTGTTCCATTAAATGACTGATATGCAGACATTCTGCTACTTTAGGGTCAATCGTTTTATCATTTGCACAAGGGCGTTCGCATACCGATGATAATACTCCTTTAGTGATGGAATCACCAGTTGCAAATAATGTTACATCAAGCCCTTTTTCTATTAATCCTTCGGCAATATTTGAAGCTACTTGTTCCCATGGCCCATATTTTAGAGGAGGCGTACGCCAGGTTATGGGCGAGAGTATTGCGATTTTCATTGCTATCAATTATTATATTTCTGTTATTATGTGAACGTTGCAGTTGACAATTGAAGTTGAGTGCTGTCGCTTCTCCGCTTATCCCATCGCAGGCCTTTTATTTTTCAGGCAATAATCAACCAAATCTTCAATCATAGCTGTACCAACGCACATCACTTTATCAGCTCCGCCCCAGTATATCTTAATACTTCCATCGTTTTCAGGAACCGTTCCACAGCAAAAGACCACATTGTGCACATATCCTGTAACTTCATAAGCTTCATCAGGTTGTAAAATCCATTCATCACCAACGGCAACAATTTTTGAAGGATCCTTCAGGTCGTGTAATGCTACACCTAATCTATAAACACTCCCGTCCATTGTAGGAAAGACACCATGGTAAATACTTAACCAGCCTCGGATAGTTTTTATAGGAGGTGCCCCTGGGCCTATTTTCATTTCATCCCAATGGTATTGCATGGGTTTCATAATCAGTTTCGATTGGCCCCAGTATATGAGATCGGGCGAATACGATATCCAGATTGACCAGGGCGATATTTCTGAATGAGGGCGATCGAGCCTGGCGTATAAACCACCTATTTTTTCGGGGAAGATAACCACATTACGATAGTCTGCCTCAGTAATAAGCGATACTCTTTCGATCGCCTGAAAATCTTTTGTTCTTGCTAAACCAATTCGAACACCGTGTTTCGAATAAGCACTATAGGTTATAAGGTATACCCCATCAATAAATACTATTCTTGGATCTTCGATTCCGTATGCCTCATATTCGCTAAAAATGCCATTTGTAGCCGGTATCATAAAAGGGTTTTTATCTATCCTGAAGTTAAACCCATCGTCGCTTACTGCTTTTCCTAAAATGCTGCGTCCGTTTAGTTTATGCGAACGGAATATCATCACATACTTACCATCGTGCTTTACCACAGCAGCATTATGCACCGTTGCTACCGGGTAGGGTACATCATCTTTGGTAAGAATGGGATTGTTTTGATACCTGTTAATTAACATGATTTGGTTTTTATAGTAAGAACATTTAAATAGATGGTTAAAGTTTTGATGACAAGTTGCTTTCAGGCTAAAGTCTCATACCACTTTCTATTGCTACTTCCCATTATGTATTCAATCCCAGTTTTCACCACTTAATTATACTTGTGATATTCCTCATAAGCCTGTAACACCGTTAAATGCGATATTAAATACGATAATGAGCTTTCGGCTCCCTGGTTGCGGTTTACTCCATAACTTTCAAAGCCATCGCAGCAACCTTTGGTTTCAAAATCGTACAAACTCAATCTAAGATCGTTTTCACCTAAAAACCATAAAAACGAAGTATATAGTTTGTTCAGGTACTCTTTGTCTTTAGTAATGTGAAAAGCCTGGTGATACATAAGGACCATGGCCATGGCATCAATTGGTTGTTGGGCAAATACAGAGCGTTCGCCGTCTTTCGTATACCACTTTTCGTTACCGATAATTGACAGGTAGTTTTCGTTTAAAGTGTGTTCGGTAAGAAATTGCATGGAATTAATGGCTGTTTCCAATACTTTATCCTCGTTCAGGATTTCCGCAGAATGAAGAAGTGCCAGGGGCAAAATGCCGTTATCATATGCAAGAAGCGCTTCAAACCATTTCCATTCATCAGATTCGTTTTCCTTGTAATGTTTAATCAGCTTATGGGCCAGGTTTCTAAGCCTTTCTGTCATGGAATCATCAGCAGGGTTTGCTTTAAGGTAATAGCACACCCCTATCATGGTATTTGCAATACCGCGTATGGATTTTAATATTTCGAAATTAGGGGCTGCATTAAAAAACATTAGCCGGCCTGTCTGGTAATAGGCATCGTTGGGCGCGTTTCCCATTAAATATCCAAGTGCCCAAATTGTGCGCCCAAAGGAATCTTCAGATCCAATATCATCAAGGTAGTTTCTGCTAAAGCTTAAAAAATTACGAAAGGTTCCATCCTTGTTCTGCATGTAATGGATATAACTCAGGTAAACAGGCGATAATTCTAATGCACGGGCATCCTTCATCTGCCGGTATGCCATTGATACCATTAGCAGAGCCCGGGCATTGTCATCGAGGCAATAGCCTTCTTTTAAATTGGGAATGCCAAACTTTGCGTGTTGGATAATCCCGGTATCGTCAGTTAGCCTGTTAATATGTATAAGTGAAAAAGGAGGCAGGATAAGCAAGTCCAGGATAGAGTCACTTTTTGTCATTTTATCGGCGCCTTGCATCAAAGCTTGCTCACCAATGGCAATATATTTTTCACCGATTTTTGGCCAGGTTATTTTCTTGCCATATTCACTGGCATTATATTTAAGCTTGTTTAGTTCAGCTGGATTGTCAAGAAGTTCTGTTATGATTGATCTAAGCTCATCTGAGTCGCTGAAATTAAATAGTCTTCCCCTTTTATCGGCCAACAATTCTGCGGCATGCCAGTATGGGGTCGAAATTACTGCCGACCCAACACCTATGGCATAAGCAAGTGTGCCACTTGTGATTTGGGCTTCGTTTAAATAGGGTGTAATATATATATCGGTAGCTGACAAATATTTAAACAGGTCTTTAACATTTAAAAATTCGTTTAAAAAAATCACATGATTTTCCAGTTGAAGTGTTTTAACAAGGCGCATTAAAAAAATCCGGTATTCCTCACCCGAATGCCTTAATACATTGGGGTGAGTTTTACCCAAGACCATATAAATTACATTAGGGTGTTTTTCGATCACCTTAGGCAAAGCTTTTATCACCGTTTCAATGCCTTTGTTGCGGCCAATAAAACCAAATGTTGTAAGTACTTTTTTATGTTCAAGCCTAAACTCTTTCTTTGAATTTTCAGCATTGAATTGCAAGTCAGGAACACCATGGTCTATAAAAGCAATTTTTTCTTCCGGAACGTCATAAATATTAATCAAAAAATCAATGGCCTTATGGCTCATTACCACAATTTTATTGGCCATTTTGCAGATTTCCTGCAAAACCGCCTTTTCATTGTAGGATGGAGTTTTCAATATTGTATGTAATGTAACAACTAACGGGATTTCCAAACGATGCAATAAGGGCAGAATATATACACCGTTCTGTCCGCCAAATATGCCAAACTCATGTTCGAGCACGCAAAGGTCTGCTCCGCTGTGATTGATGAATTTTACTGCTTCTATGTAATCTTCCTGATATTCCTGCCGGATAGTAAGTTTTACCTCTTCGGGGTATTCATAATTCCCGTTATAATCGTTTAGTGCTATAACAAAACCATTATTTGCCTCCTTTTTTTCTGAGTCACTGATTATAACAGAATTAAACAGGTTGTTAGTAAAAGTACCAATACCGCATTCTCTGGGGGGGTATGTTCCTATAAATGAAATTTTCATATATCTCGCTCTCCTTAAATCAGGCTATTCGCAATATATGTATATAAACATAATAAATGTTCAATACAGTTATAATCTTCAACCAAATGGATTATAATTCGCTCTTTTTATTCTTTTCCGCTCGTTTTGCTTCTTTGTCCGCCCGTTTCTCTTTTAGGTTTTTTACCGGGGCTTTTTTGGTGTTCTTTTTAGCTTCTTTTTCTTTTGACATAATATTGTTTTTTTACTGATTTATTTTCAAACGCTAACAGCTTCATAACCACTTTTAATAATGGTCGAAATCATTTTAAACCGTCCGTTTGCTTTTACGTTATTGGAAGTATGTGCGGGGATTATAATGCCTTCTCCGTTTTGAAGTATATTCGATTTATGGTCTATTATTATTTCTGCATTTCCTTCAATAATCTGAATAAAAGTATCGAAAGGTGATATTTTCTCCGCAATGGCTTCCCCCGTATCAATGGCTACAACAGTAACATTACCCGTTGTTTTTCGGATTATGGTTGTTGAAACCACTGAATTTGGAACATATTCAATGATCTCAATCAGAATATGTGGTTTTGATTTCTCTATTTCAGAGTTTTTCATTTATTTTATTATTTATGAAGTAAAGGTATGGCAACCTAATCGGCAAGTGTTACACAATTAAAAATTGAATTTACATTATTCACACATTCTCAAGGCTCTCACGCTTTTTATTTTTGAGGTTTTTAAAGTGGGAAGGTGTTAAGCCTGTAAATTTTTTAAATTGATTGGATAAATGGGCCACGCTGCTATAATGCATCTTGTAGGCAATTTCCGAAAGATTAAGTTCATCATATACAATAAGTTCCTTAACCTTTTCGATCTTATGGGTGAGATAATATTTTTCGATGGTAAGTCCTTTTACTTCAGAGAAGAGATTAGCCAGGTAGGTATAATCATGATCAAGTTTTTCACTCAGGTAATCAGATAAATTTGTTTTAATCTGCTCATCGCTATAATGAACCAGGTCTATAATGGCGTTTTTAATTTTTTCAACCAGGATGCTCCTTTTATCACCGATTAGTTCAAGTCCTGATTTCCTTAATGCAACATCCAATTGCTCCAGCTTTCTGCGTGGAATATTCCCAACCAAATCTATTTCGCCTATTTTTACATCATGATAATCCAAACCAAGTTTTTCAAGCTCACTCTTAACTACCATCTGGCAGCGAATACATACCATATTTTTGATGTATATCTTCAATATTATAAAGCACTTATGGATTAATCTTTAGGATGTAAAGTTACAAAACACTTTATGATTAAACAAGGTAATTAATTGATTCAACAATAATCCGTTAGGAAACTCAATTGAAGATTTTGGAAAAAAACAAACATTGTAATAAGCCGGCCCTGTAAATCACTGGACTCGTTTAGTGATAAAAATCACTAATTTTGAAACATGAAACGAAGCTGGAGTATTAAAAATAAATCTTTCGTGTAATTGTTTCAATAAGAATTTGGATATGAAATTTATTTGTCCACTGATTACAGTTAATGATATTAAGCGTTCCAGGTACTTTTACGAAGAAGTACTCGGACAGAAGGTGATTGCTGATTTTGGCGAAAATATTACGTTTCAGGGAGACTTCGCCATTCATCTGAAGGAGCATTTTCAAAGCCTTCTGGAGGGGAACGAAATAATCCATGGGAGGAATAATTTCGAATTGTATTTTGAAGATGACGATCCTGAACCAATTGTGGAAAGACTAAAGGCTTATGGAAGCCATTTTGTTCATGAGCTACGGGAACAGCCCTGGCGGCAGAGGGTCGTCAGGTTTCATGATCCCGACGGGAACCTGATCGAGATTGGTGAAAGCATGGAACACGTTTCATGGAGGCTTTATCAGGAAGGTATAGAAATGGCTGAAATTTGCCGAATCACATATATGCCGGAAGAATTTGTCAGGAAAGCGATAACCAAATACAATGGGTAACAAGGGTTCTGATTTGATAAAATCCTGGAAAACCACTAACGGATACCTGATTTATCGTGTTTTATCCGGCAGGTGCAATGTTTATCTGATTGTAGCGGATGGAAAGAGAATACTGGTGGATACCTCAACAAGCAAAGATTATTCAACGTTGCAGGAACAACTTTTATCATCGTGTTTCCCAGGAAAAGGCCTTGATTTTCTCATCCTGACCCATACGCATTATGATCATTGCCAGAATGCCCAACGTCTGAAACAGGATACAGGATGCAGGATTTATGTGAGTGAAGCGGCAAGGCAGTCAGTTGCAAACGGGTATACCCGTCTGCCATCCGGTACTACCTGGCTAACAAAGTTTTGGATTATGTTGGGCCGGCTGATCGGTAAGAGCCGTTTCGGATATAATCCTTTTGTTCCTGAAAAGTATCTCACCGGAAACTATGATTTTAAAGAGGAGGGGCTGAAAATCAGGATTATAACAACCCCAGGGCATTCAGCGGATTCCGTAAGCATCCTGGTCGATGGCGAAATTGCCCTGGTTGGGGATGCAATGTTCTGGATTTTCAGGAAATCAATATATCCGCCCTTTGCTGATGATATAACAGAAATGGTTAAAAGCTGGGGCTTACTGTTGCAAACAACATGCAAATGGTTCCTGCCCGGGCATGGCAGGCCTGTTGCACGAGAACTTTTGGAGAAAGAGAATTGCAGGCATAAAAAGTAAGAAAGTATTGGGAATGGTAAGAGCAGGTAGCATGTTACAAGTTTCAGGTTACAGGTTGCAACCTGCAGCCTGTAACTTGCAGCTTGCAACTTGCGGCTTGTTGCTTGCAGATGTCATAACCGCGTTCAGGACGAAAAGGAAATGATAATTTTTTAATTTTGGTAAAAAAAAGATGGCTTTACTTCTTTTTTATCTTTTCATGGCTTTATCAGTATCATTTCTATGCAGCATCATGGAATCGGTACTTTTATCCACACCTCAGCCATTTCTGATTGTAAAGGATGAGGAAGCAAAACCATGGGCACGATTGTTCATAAGGTTAAAATCCAATATCGACAGGCCGCTGGCAGCGATACTCTCTATGAATACTGTTGCTCACACTATCGGTGCCGCCGGTGTTGGCGCCCAGGTCGTGAAGATTTTCGGTGATGTTTATTTTGGGCTGGCATCGGCCATCCTGACTATCCTGATCCTGGTTTTCACCGAAATCATACCCAAAACCATTGGAGCTGTTTATTGGAGAACGCTGGCGCGTACCTCAGCGCACATCATACGCGTAATGATAATTATTGCTTATCCGCTGGTTGTCCTTTCTGTGATCATTACCAGAATGATCACCAAACGGGATAATATCCAGGGTACCACCCGGGAAGAGATCACTGCACTGGCGGGCATGGGTGCGGAAGAAGGCTTGTTTAATGAAAAAGAGCATAAGATCATACAAAACCTCCTGCGTCTGAAAGATGTTAAGGTAACCGAGATCATGACCCCTCGCGTAGTGGTGGCCATGGCTGATGAAAACCTTTTCCTGGAAGATTTTATGCAAAACAAGGATTATCTGAAATTTTCCAGGATACCGGTATATGAAGATAATTATGAGAATATCACAGGGTATGTCTTTCGCCAAACAGTTTTTGAAAGGCTTGCGGAAGGACAGAAAAGGATGCAATTAAAGGAACTGAAGCGGGATATTGTTATCGTTCCGGAAACCAATACTCTTTTTACCGTTTGGGAAACCCTTCTGGAGCGCAAGGAACATATTGCACTGGTGATTGATGAATATGGCGGAATGGATGGAATCATTACCATGGAGGATGTTATTGAAACCCTTCTGGGCCTGGAGATTTTGGATGAAAAAGACACCGTAACCGATATGCAGAAGTTTGCCCGTGACCGCTGGAAATCAAGGCAGGCGAAGTATAAATACCTGGATAAAGGCTAATACTGTTTCAATATACTCCATATATTCA contains:
- a CDS encoding glycosyltransferase family 4 protein, which gives rise to MKISFIGTYPPRECGIGTFTNNLFNSVIISDSEKKEANNGFVIALNDYNGNYEYPEEVKLTIRQEYQEDYIEAVKFINHSGADLCVLEHEFGIFGGQNGVYILPLLHRLEIPLVVTLHTILKTPSYNEKAVLQEICKMANKIVVMSHKAIDFLINIYDVPEEKIAFIDHGVPDLQFNAENSKKEFRLEHKKVLTTFGFIGRNKGIETVIKALPKVIEKHPNVIYMVLGKTHPNVLRHSGEEYRIFLMRLVKTLQLENHVIFLNEFLNVKDLFKYLSATDIYITPYLNEAQITSGTLAYAIGVGSAVISTPYWHAAELLADKRGRLFNFSDSDELRSIITELLDNPAELNKLKYNASEYGKKITWPKIGEKYIAIGEQALMQGADKMTKSDSILDLLILPPFSLIHINRLTDDTGIIQHAKFGIPNLKEGYCLDDNARALLMVSMAYRQMKDARALELSPVYLSYIHYMQNKDGTFRNFLSFSRNYLDDIGSEDSFGRTIWALGYLMGNAPNDAYYQTGRLMFFNAAPNFEILKSIRGIANTMIGVCYYLKANPADDSMTERLRNLAHKLIKHYKENESDEWKWFEALLAYDNGILPLALLHSAEILNEDKVLETAINSMQFLTEHTLNENYLSIIGNEKWYTKDGERSVFAQQPIDAMAMVLMYHQAFHITKDKEYLNKLYTSFLWFLGENDLRLSLYDFETKGCCDGFESYGVNRNQGAESSLSYLISHLTVLQAYEEYHKYN
- a CDS encoding AraC family transcriptional regulator translates to MKIYIKNMVCIRCQMVVKSELEKLGLDYHDVKIGEIDLVGNIPRRKLEQLDVALRKSGLELIGDKRSILVEKIKNAIIDLVHYSDEQIKTNLSDYLSEKLDHDYTYLANLFSEVKGLTIEKYYLTHKIEKVKELIVYDELNLSEIAYKMHYSSVAHLSNQFKKFTGLTPSHFKNLKNKKRESLENV
- a CDS encoding MBL fold metallo-hydrolase, yielding MGNKGSDLIKSWKTTNGYLIYRVLSGRCNVYLIVADGKRILVDTSTSKDYSTLQEQLLSSCFPGKGLDFLILTHTHYDHCQNAQRLKQDTGCRIYVSEAARQSVANGYTRLPSGTTWLTKFWIMLGRLIGKSRFGYNPFVPEKYLTGNYDFKEEGLKIRIITTPGHSADSVSILVDGEIALVGDAMFWIFRKSIYPPFADDITEMVKSWGLLLQTTCKWFLPGHGRPVARELLEKENCRHKK
- a CDS encoding hemolysin family protein; translation: MALLLFYLFMALSVSFLCSIMESVLLSTPQPFLIVKDEEAKPWARLFIRLKSNIDRPLAAILSMNTVAHTIGAAGVGAQVVKIFGDVYFGLASAILTILILVFTEIIPKTIGAVYWRTLARTSAHIIRVMIIIAYPLVVLSVIITRMITKRDNIQGTTREEITALAGMGAEEGLFNEKEHKIIQNLLRLKDVKVTEIMTPRVVVAMADENLFLEDFMQNKDYLKFSRIPVYEDNYENITGYVFRQTVFERLAEGQKRMQLKELKRDIVIVPETNTLFTVWETLLERKEHIALVIDEYGGMDGIITMEDVIETLLGLEILDEKDTVTDMQKFARDRWKSRQAKYKYLDKG
- a CDS encoding glycoside hydrolase family 130 protein, whose amino-acid sequence is MKITLSRKNITFNPDPSRVIARFLFTNDQRAVNTIRYILEMREDDASFALKQTLRDYSMRHRNITKIFEKHFNRIIHLLPHLSIKPDSIDYSKQILIGSYFTMEYSIESVAFFNPSMVEHPDQTEIKPGEKRVIISFRATGEGHISSIVFRTGILDKTNKLALEPIGKLLEEAEHIRRHTYNKKAFAQKIDGMQEMYGIIPPALILEKLNDEFTYDEFRKCIDESRKTIPLTTENEFLFNQIIWLASSHYELQFSLDTNISERVIFPVSSHEKNGVEDARFVKFIDENNKTTYYATYTAYDGTTILPKILETEDFYHFKIMPLHGEIALNKGMALFPRKVNGKYAMLCRLDGFNNYIAFSDNITVWREAKLLQQPKYSWELIQIGNCGSPIETEEGWLVITHGVGPMREYVLGAALFDIDNPEREIGRSKTPLLIPNAEEREGYVPNVVYSCGSMVHNKDLIIPYAMSDYSSTYASVNLKELLNELKNSK
- a CDS encoding glycosyltransferase family 4 protein; its protein translation is MKIAILSPITWRTPPLKYGPWEQVASNIAEGLIEKGLDVTLFATGDSITKGVLSSVCERPCANDKTIDPKVAECLHISHLMEQADDFDIIHNNFDFLPLSYSRLIKTPMVTTIHGFSSPKIIPVYKKYNNTTHYVSISDSDRNPELTYAATVYNGINIDEFVFNREPEDYLLFFGRIHPDKGTYEAIEIAKKSKRKLIISGLIQDQEYFNEKVQPFINNDDIVYVGNSGPKERLKLLSLACALLHPISFREPFGLSVVEAMACGTPVIAFNLGSMPELIIHRETGFLVSNTYEAIEALKNIGSINRFKCTKWVSSMFSRQKMAEGYLNVYNEILEHADVVKREAGNN
- a CDS encoding cupin domain-containing protein, producing MKNSEIEKSKPHILIEIIEYVPNSVVSTTIIRKTTGNVTVVAIDTGEAIAEKISPFDTFIQIIEGNAEIIIDHKSNILQNGEGIIIPAHTSNNVKANGRFKMISTIIKSGYEAVSV
- a CDS encoding cold shock domain-containing protein — encoded protein: MNKGTVKFYNDSKGFGFIKDAESTKEYFVHSSGLKESISENDEVSFDLQEGKKGLNAVNVKLI
- a CDS encoding glycoside hydrolase family 130 protein → MLINRYQNNPILTKDDVPYPVATVHNAAVVKHDGKYVMIFRSHKLNGRSILGKAVSDDGFNFRIDKNPFMIPATNGIFSEYEAYGIEDPRIVFIDGVYLITYSAYSKHGVRIGLARTKDFQAIERVSLITEADYRNVVIFPEKIGGLYARLDRPHSEISPWSIWISYSPDLIYWGQSKLIMKPMQYHWDEMKIGPGAPPIKTIRGWLSIYHGVFPTMDGSVYRLGVALHDLKDPSKIVAVGDEWILQPDEAYEVTGYVHNVVFCCGTVPENDGSIKIYWGGADKVMCVGTAMIEDLVDYCLKNKRPAMG
- a CDS encoding VOC family protein encodes the protein MKFICPLITVNDIKRSRYFYEEVLGQKVIADFGENITFQGDFAIHLKEHFQSLLEGNEIIHGRNNFELYFEDDDPEPIVERLKAYGSHFVHELREQPWRQRVVRFHDPDGNLIEIGESMEHVSWRLYQEGIEMAEICRITYMPEEFVRKAITKYNG
- a CDS encoding SPFH/Band 7/PHB domain protein, whose product is MNLLFIIIPIVLIFLLGIRIVRPTHRGLIERLGKYQKLANPGFHWIIPIVDRIFMVNITEQMVDAEPQEIITNDNLNASVDAQVYFRVKQDEESIKGSTYDVDNYQWQIVNLARTTLRNIIGTLTLKSANSERGKINTELHETLHKETKSWGIEIIRTELKQIDPPTDVQETMNKVVKAENEKIAAIDSATAAETVADGVKRAKIKEAEGYKRAKILHAEGEAAAIKLVNEAADKYFIGNAQLLRKLEALEESLGRNTKIVIPTGSDLVNIIGDMAGIVPLVK